From the genome of Plasmodium malariae genome assembly, chromosome: 9, one region includes:
- the PmUG01_09048200 gene encoding WD repeat-containing protein, putative, producing MKIPNNMNNNYSNNNSSSGNNNNSSSGNNNNSSSRNNSSSGNNNSSGNNSISSINNSSGNIISNKSSSNINSGNNEKYTNTRNNSSSVINSNLNLLIGINNIPNNMSATPKSVMNNNINNIPNSINALTSNLNNMHKMHSNVNKIQSNLNNMPNNMSNIASNIKHPMSNSLNSMVGSINNIPSSMNNIPSSMNNMPSSMNNIPSSMNNIPSSMNNMPSSMNNMPSSMNNMPSSMNNMPSSMNNMPSSMNNMPSSMNNMPSSMNNMPSSMNNMPSSMNNMPSSMNNMPSSMNNMPSSMNNMPSSISNMLRTRGNMPSSMGNLTSSINNKLGSMKHPVSNSNAKVVVNNNDNMPNELNMNKNLKMNSADIANNNNNSSTNNINNSKNNINSSSNRNMNQLINKSSVGLRENVVNNLNYNNNSMNYSMKNNNVDINNKLNNKENRGQSPDNNSEGIIKKRNNKMIINNNMNSSSHFIGLDPVSTNRFFVNDMKNVENNIRPINNKISNMKENQNNMPHIREKYLLNKNEKNNMCISTKKFNNINKANNSGMLNSSGMSNNTGMLNSSGMSNNTGMLNSSGMSNNTGMLNSSGMSNNTGISNITSMSNNNGSINNNSEHPRSLKNVDNSLMYNAYNVNSINTKNINKMYSFNNINSSNNNGINSNSINNNSVNSNSTSNISNNNISNNSSNNNINDTNHFGVQPKKDNKLSSKPKDTDYNGKNKTANVLINEEANFKLYGVNNSGSSNNNISNNINNSNISNNNNNNNIKNISHNNNIIGNEAKKAFIQANNMFDAKTYRNIENFKNINDEKNVRYNNLSEMDNSIKFIPENANLSSSMFHKMSVKKQIMSMKNGGASNSHLANNKLGNINLSVSMSNSSIANNILTNGGLANNVDNAGVYKLSVNNDKESAKDAFNHMSQTNMMKDMLKENNKSKLYAKKYKNSNKILKSLDQQNIKSPKIHKMDRAYINKKININGGSSPSMHINQNMTYEELKKKKNTTAPLDNIGSNSMPYLSGHPSLERNISTPNNFNSVSYINSDIMHSNINNSNDVNISAKDNNINSINRINNINVSNNNNNIKDREKGTLILFDKNMNSELKNSMEVFKRSGQEFEEKTKKKKRREKKEEKNKGKKLEASKNERMATTPFEDNYKEKKKNFDYNNHLLNFNENNEQNTFTRAPFSTIHTGHNDNEDNYTKEIRKISNLNLNMNIKEDDNYVYNKKKGPLENYDNMNNDLSKVFLDKEKNMYKEIDVGHEDDDLKSSKKKKKYSEVYETLSNYSNERMGSDKKLIALTKLFGNVIDEDDHANNNENNSVSNNVSNNVNNNDNNNDNNNESTKISSPSLRNHHVRSVNRFDLEYYKSMSLDTLLNNLNLDKEILNILKDKINNINRNINVTIRSSPMEKQVECVEKENFNLPSLIHMFDEFINWCENNLSQIKLQLYNVAFCLLLEIYILLLTSSYDTLVQFKNKYLKKFSAYEPVTKFLSNCVSLSQMFEISLIRFKEKDAKHIVYMTKLGKKSLLHYLSVYGGVSLYNLITTKIKIIQVDDSERNFNFFYSFVSTNFVYNIKLSFPVQWNLPPIYSLKDEIAEDDNSKLVKEKEENAYVPNETSDAYYYYKHIIRTQVRNRLKVTKNRMPSMLYYCLNNCNDMTCAEISGFDGSLVATAHTNNIIKLWNIKQSQINKIKNKKRDMENSSIVDPSDIRKYDHLKEINTISIDLDDQEENEISKLYGNIFNVSSLCFGETNKILLSGNVNGDIYLYSTISNKNYVKYVGGHTPIWYLDTAFLGYFFCSCEDDGNLRIYSTNKTYPFITYKYNSTANICKYHYNSTLVACGYFDNYVHLYDVRVNSFIKRFKNNYPSSQGVTSLCFSKNGKLLSYAGGYTNNINLIDLATDKYINVESKNTIGTNQLEDTPYFHTTKSFDSYIDNNFLNKEYAKKENGKSKTISSIDYYEDKILNMDFSYDNNLLVSMSSNSLIDFYNCSKASKETKSSVENKRIKLEKSPKKNNPYVKLSKSYGVNYSNLISAKFTPENALLLFGINALI from the exons atgaaaattccgaataatatgaataataattatagtaataataacagcagtagtggtaataataataacagtagtagtggtaataataataacagtagtaGTCGTAATAACAGCAGTAGCGGcaataataacagtagtgGTAATAACAGTATTAgtagtattaataatagtagtggtaatattattagtaataaaagtagcagtaatattaatagtggcaataatgagaaatatacaaataccaGGAACAATTCCAGTAGCGTCATAAACAGTAATTTGAATTTGCTTATAGGTATAAACAATATACCGAATAATATGAGCGCCACACCCAAAAGtgttatgaataataatattaataatattccaAATAGTATAAATGCATTAACGAGTAATTTGAATAATATGCACAAGATGCACAGTAACGTCAATAAGATACAAAGCAATTTAAATAACATGCCGAATAATATGAGTAATATAGCTAGCAATATAAAACATCCCATGTCAAATAGTTTGAACAGCATGGTAGGTAGTATTAATAACATACCGAGTAGTATGAACAACATTCCGAGTAGTATGAACAACATGCCGAGTAGTATGAACAACATTCCGAGTAGTATGAACAACATTCCGAGTAGTATGAACAACATGCCGAGTAGTATGAACAACATGCCGAGTAGTATGAACAACATGCCGAGTAGTATGAACAACATGCCGAGTAGTATGAACAACATGCCGAGTAGTATGAACAACATGCCGAGTAGTATGAACAACATGCCGAGTAGTATGAACAACATGCCGAGTAGTATGAACAACATGCCGAGTAGTATGAACAACATGCCGAGTAGTATGAACAACATGCCGAGTAGCATGAACAACATGCCGAGTAGTATGAACAACATGCCGAGTAGCATAAGCAACATGTTGAGAACTAGGGGTAATATGCCGAGCAGTATGGGAAATCTAACCAGTAGTATAAATAACAAGCTGGGCAGTATGAAACATCCTGTGAGTAATTCTAACGCAAAAGTAgtagtaaataataatgacaaCATGCCCAACGAATtgaatatgaacaaaaactTGAAAATGAACAGCGCAGATATagctaataataataataatagtagtactaataatattaataacagtaagaataatattaacagtaGCAGTAATAGGAATATGAACCAACTAATTAACAAGAGTAGCGTCGGATTAAGAGAAAATGTAGTGAACaacttaaattataataataatagtatgaATTACAGTATGAAGAACAATAATGTagacataaataataaattaaataataaggaaaatagAGGACAGTCACCAGATAATAACTCTGAaggtattataaaaaagagaaataataaaatgattattaacaataatatgaacAGTAGCAGCCATTTTATTGGTTTAGATCCTGTAAGCACAAATAGATTTTTTGTAAATGATATGAAAAATGTAGAGAATAATATACGtccaataaataataaaattagtaatatgaaagaaaatcaaaataatatgcCTCATATTAGGGAAAAATatctattaaataaaaatgagaaaaataatatgtgcATTTCGACCAAGAAGTTTAATAATATCAACAAAGCAAATAATTCTGGTATGTTAAATAGCTCTGGTATGTCAAATAATACTGGTATGTTAAATAGCTCTGGTATGTCAAATAATACTGGTATGTTAAATAGCTCTGGTATGTCAAATAATACTGGTATGTTAAATAGCTCTGGTATGTCAAATAATACTGGTATATCAAATATCACTAGTATGtctaataataatggaaGTATTAATAACAACAGTGAGCATCCTCgaagtttaaaaaatgtagataACTCGTTAATGTACAATGCTTATAATGTAAATTCCATCaatactaaaaatataaataaaatgtacagttttaataatattaatagtagtaacaataatggtattaacagtaatagtattaacaataatagcgttaatagtaatagtaccagcaatattagtaataataatattagtaataacagcagtaataataatattaatgacaCGAATCATTTCGGCGTACAACCCAAGAAAGATAACAAATTGAGCAGCAAACCAAAGGATACAGATTACaatggtaaaaataaaactgcTAATGTACTCATTAATGAAGAGGCAAATTTCAAGCTTTATGGTGTTAATAATAGTGGAAGCAGTAACAACAATATTAGCAATAACATTAATAACAGCAATATcagcaataacaataataacaacaatatcaaaaatatcagccataataataatatcatcGGAAATGAAGCCAAAAAGGCTTTTATACAAGCGAATAATATGTTTGATGCTAAAACTTATAGgaatatagaaaattttaaaaatatcaatgATGAGAAAAATGTAAGATATAACAATTTAAGTGAAATGGACAAttcaattaaatttattcctGAAAATGCAAATCTTTCTTCGTCCATGTTTCACAAAATGAGCGTAAAGAAGCAAATTATGAGTATGAAAAATGGTGGTGCGTCGAACAGCCATTTGGCTAATAACAAATTAGGGAATATCAACTTGAGTGTCAGCATGTCGAACAGCAGTATAGCGAATAACATCTTGACGAACGGCGGACTGGCAAACAACGTAGACAACGCGGGTGTGTACAAATTGAGCGTGAACAATGATAAGGAAAGCGCGAAAGATGCATTTAACCATATGAGCCAAACAAATATGATGAAAGATatgttaaaagaaaataacaaGTCGAAACTCTATGCaaaaaagtacaaaaatagcaataaaattttgaagtCACTTGAtcagcaaaatataaaatcgcccaaaatacataaaatggACCGagcttatataaataaaaaaataaatattaacgGTGGAAGTAGTCCGTCCATGCATATAAACCAAAATATGACatatgaagaattaaaaaaaaaaaaaaatactactGCCCCGTTAGATAATATTGGAAGTAACAGTATGCCTTATTTAAGTGGGCATCCTTCGTTAGAACGGAATATCAGCACACCTAACAATTTCAACAGCGTGAGCTACATCAACAGTGACATTATGCACAGTAATATCAACAATAGCAATGATGTAAATATTAGTGCAAAAGATAACAACATTAACAGTATTAACAGAATTAACAACATAAACGtaagtaataacaataataacatcAAGGATAGGGAAAAAGGtacattaattttgtttgacaaaaatatgaattcaGAATTGAAAAATAGTATGGAAGTTTTTAAAAGAAGTGGACAAGAATTCGaggaaaaaacgaaaaaaaaaaaaagaagagaaaaaaaggaagaaaaaaataaagggaaaaaattGGAAGCATCTAAAAACGAAAGAATGGCAACAACACCATTTGAAGATAATtacaaagagaaaaagaaaaatttcgATTACAATAaccatttattaaattttaatgaaaataatgaacaaaatacCTTTACAAGAGCCCCTTTCAGTACGATACATACAGGacataatgataatgaagATAATTATACGaaagaaataagaaaaatttcaaatttaaatttaaatatgaacataaaaGAGGATGacaattatgtatataataaaaagaaaggtCCACTcgaaaattatgataatatgAACAATGATTTGTCAAAAGTATTTttagataaagaaaaaaatatgtacaaagAAATTGATGTTGGTCATGAAGATGATGATTTAAaatcttcaaaaaaaaaaaaaaaatatagcgAAGTTTATGAAACTTTATCTAACTATTCAAACGAGCGTATGGGAAGTGATAAAAAGTTGATAgctttaacaaaattatttggAAATGTAATTGATGAAGATGACCACGCTAATAATAACGAAAACAATAGTGTTAGCAATAATGTTAGCAATAATGTTAAcaataatgataacaataatgataacaataATGAAAGCACTAAGATATCATCACCCTCATTAAGAAATCATCACGTGAGAAGTGTTAATCGTTTTGATTTAGAATATTATAAGAGTATGTCACTAGATACCTTGTTaaacaatttaaatttaGATAAAGAAATTCTGAACATATTaaaggataaaataaataacattaatagaaatattaacGTAACTATACGATCTTCTCCCATGGAAAAACAAGTAGAATGTgtagaaaaggaaaattttaatttaccaagtttaattcatatgtttgatgaatttattaattggtgtgaaaataatttaagtcAAATTAAGTTACAGTTGTATAATGTTGCCTTCTGTTTGTTATtagaaatttatatattgttacTAACCAGCAGTTATGATACTTTGGTTCagtttaaaaacaaatatttaaaaaaattttctgcATATGAACCAGTAACAAAATTCTTATCAAATTGTGTTAGCTTAAGTCAAATGTTTGAGATATCGCTAATTCgttttaaagaaaaagatgcCAAACATATAGTGTACATGACAAA ATTAGGAAAGAAGTCCCTGCTGCATTATTTAAGCGTGTATGGAGGTGTTTCACTTTACAACTTAATTAcgacaaaaataaaaataatacaagtTGATGACTCTGAAAggaattttaatttcttttattcctTTGTATCGACCAACTTcgtttataatataaaattaagctTTCCTGTTCAGTGGAATTTGCCCCCCATATACTCTCTTAAAGACGAAATTGCAGAG GATGACAACAGTAAATTAGTaaaggaaaaggaagaaaatgcGTATGTACCAAATGAAACTAGTGACGCATACTACTACTATAAGCACATAATAAGGACACAAGTGAGAAATAGATTAAAAGttacaaaaaatagaatGCCCAGTATGTTATATTACTGCCTGAACAATTGCAACGACATGACGTGTGCAGAAATTTCAGGATTTGATGGATCATTAGTTGCAACAGCtcatacaaataatataatcaaaTTGTGGAATATTAAACAAtcacaaataaataaaataaaaaataaaaaaagagatatgGAAAACAGTAGTATAGTAGATCCAAGTGATATTAGAAAATATGAtcatttaaaagaaattaatacAATATCTATTGATTTAGATGATCAGGAGGAAAATGAAATATCGAAATTGTAtggtaatatatttaatgtttCTAGTTTATGTTTTGgtgaaacaaataaaattttattatcagGTAATGTAAATggagatatatatttatacagtactattagtaataaaaattatgtgaaATATGTAGGAGGACATACCCCCATATGGTATCTTGATACGGCCTTTTTaggttattttttttgttcatgtGAAGATGATGGAAATTTAAGGATCTACTCAACTAATAAAACCTACCCCTTTAttacgtataaatataattccaCTGCCAACATTTGTAAATATCACTACAATAGCACGCTTGTAGCTTGCGGATATTTCG ACAATTATGTACATCTATATGACGTAAGGGTAAATTCGTTCATCAAGCGGTTTAAGAATAACTATCCGAGCAGTCAAGGAGTAACTTCATTATGTTTTTCCAAAAACGGGAAATTACTTTCGTATGCAG GTGGTTATACgaataatataaatcttATTGACTTGGCAACtgacaaatatattaacgtGGAATCAAAGAATACTATTGGTACGAATCAGCTTGAGGATACCCCATATTTTCATACAACTAAATCGTTTGATAGTTATatagataataattttttaaacaaagaatatgcaaaaaaagaaaatggcAAATCGAAAACTATAAGTAGTATTGATTACTATGAagacaaaattttaaatatggaCTTCAGTTATGATAACAATCTGTTAGTTTCTATGTCTTCTAACAGTCTCATTGATTTTTACAATTGTTCAAAAg CCTCAAAAGAAACAAAGAGTTCCGTAGAAAACAAAAggataaaattagaaaagtcccccaaaaaaaataatccaTATGTTAAGTTATCAAAGTCGTATGGAGTTAATTATTCAAATTTAATATCAGCAAAATTTACACCAGAAAACGCTCTTCTCTTATTTG gAATTAATGCTTTAATATGA